One stretch of Haladaptatus sp. R4 DNA includes these proteins:
- a CDS encoding DUF309 domain-containing protein, protein METYLRAGLAIYNAGEFHAAHDAWEDYWLDLDSGTADERFLHGLIQFTAVVHHTTDSNWTGIRGLAESAAAYLGDLPEEYRGVDVETVRSYLRAVRDDPEYVERVAPPRLTDDGAVLRPDDLDFEESAVAALVFAEEFGYDESVLERAIEFARTDLDAGDEGSRFITFVMDFVRQPENRALIFQRLAQHVERREFRETDVDGLFE, encoded by the coding sequence ATGGAAACTTACCTTCGGGCCGGACTCGCCATCTACAACGCTGGGGAGTTTCACGCCGCCCACGACGCGTGGGAGGATTACTGGTTGGACCTCGACAGCGGTACGGCGGACGAACGTTTTCTCCACGGACTCATCCAGTTCACCGCCGTGGTGCACCACACGACGGACTCGAATTGGACGGGAATCCGCGGCCTCGCCGAGAGCGCGGCCGCTTACCTGGGCGACCTTCCCGAGGAGTATCGAGGCGTCGACGTCGAGACGGTTCGGAGCTACCTCCGTGCCGTTCGTGACGACCCCGAGTACGTCGAGCGGGTAGCACCGCCACGCTTGACCGACGACGGGGCCGTCCTCCGTCCCGACGACCTCGATTTCGAGGAATCGGCCGTCGCCGCACTCGTCTTCGCCGAGGAGTTCGGCTACGATGAGTCGGTGCTCGAACGGGCTATCGAGTTCGCGCGGACGGATTTGGATGCGGGCGACGAAGGAAGTCGGTTCATCACGTTCGTCATGGATTTCGTCCGCCAACCTGAGAACAGGGCGTTGATCTTTCAGCGTCTGGCCCAACACGTCGAACGACGGGAGTTCCGGGAGACGGACGTTGACGGCCTGTTCGAGTAG
- a CDS encoding metal-dependent transcriptional regulator, giving the protein MSEVSASVGRYLSTIHLVSESTGRPAKTGELATALDVSSASVTEMLTTLEARDLATYEKYKGARLTDEGEETAREVMWKHCLAENFLLSDLEIDSPEEAREMGNALSDEVAARIRERINHPCTGECSAPHTEYNECCDDVRDTEPTPE; this is encoded by the coding sequence ATGAGCGAGGTTTCCGCGAGCGTCGGGCGTTATCTCAGCACGATTCACCTCGTGAGCGAGAGCACCGGCCGTCCGGCCAAAACCGGCGAACTGGCAACGGCGTTGGACGTGAGTTCCGCCAGCGTCACCGAAATGCTCACCACGCTCGAAGCGCGCGACCTCGCGACGTACGAGAAGTACAAGGGGGCGAGGCTCACCGACGAAGGCGAGGAAACCGCACGCGAAGTGATGTGGAAACACTGTCTCGCGGAGAACTTCCTGCTTTCCGACCTCGAAATCGATAGCCCGGAGGAAGCACGCGAGATGGGGAACGCCCTCTCGGACGAGGTGGCCGCGCGTATCCGCGAGCGTATCAACCATCCGTGTACCGGGGAGTGTAGCGCACCACATACCGAGTACAACGAGTGCTGTGACGACGTGCGCGACACGGAACCGACTCCCGAGTGA
- a CDS encoding acyl-CoA dehydrogenase family protein gives MTVDYGQFDRGRGLNYWQYDPVLQHEVERTYGGDRGWAEERFDEFGDIVGTTIAEHSDDIDEHGPELRRYDRFGDAVNEVEYHPHQFENERLVYGSGAVADSFRAPPEQDAPAPMLHHLTMDYLLAYADVGLTCPVAMTAGVALVLERFADGSEGDSSGGDGSLSETFDRLTTREYDDLLQGAMFLTERQGGSDVGATETIAERVEDGNGWELTGEKWFCSNVDSGAVLTLARRPDAPAGTDGLSLFLVPETTRDGEENEYTIRRLKDKLGTVSVPTGEVEFDGTEASLVGKIDSGFRYMSEMLNLERIANAFASCGLMGRALLESKVRAANREAFGKAIDQYPLMRRDLVEMAVAHEAATAFTFDAGRAFDRYQRGDEDAFGLMRLLVPIAKFRTGRMAVDVASYAMEIQGGNGYVNDFVTHRLLRDAQVLPIWEGTSNILSLDVLRSMARENAHEPALALIRDRLDGVEHDELADLVTTTRDELGGLQEALGAVATEGDDYAQHHAKELADYVFDVYTAALLLSEADGELAAGNDRKALVARQFVTDSLGETAARGITSGETLPSDAFEKIVRFA, from the coding sequence ATGACTGTCGATTACGGGCAATTCGACCGCGGGCGAGGGCTGAACTACTGGCAGTACGACCCGGTACTACAGCACGAAGTCGAACGCACTTACGGCGGTGACCGAGGATGGGCCGAGGAGCGATTCGACGAGTTCGGCGACATCGTCGGAACCACCATCGCGGAGCACTCGGACGACATCGACGAACACGGTCCAGAGCTCCGGCGTTACGACCGGTTCGGCGATGCCGTGAACGAGGTCGAATATCATCCTCACCAGTTCGAAAACGAGCGACTGGTGTACGGTTCGGGTGCTGTCGCCGACTCGTTTCGGGCACCTCCCGAGCAGGACGCCCCGGCGCCCATGCTCCATCACTTGACGATGGATTACCTGCTCGCCTACGCCGACGTGGGGTTGACCTGTCCGGTCGCGATGACGGCCGGTGTCGCGCTCGTGTTGGAACGGTTCGCTGACGGGTCCGAGGGCGACAGTTCCGGTGGCGACGGTTCGCTCTCGGAAACTTTCGACCGACTCACGACCCGCGAGTACGACGACCTGCTCCAAGGCGCGATGTTCCTCACGGAGCGGCAGGGCGGAAGCGACGTCGGCGCGACCGAAACCATCGCGGAGCGCGTCGAGGACGGAAACGGGTGGGAACTCACCGGCGAGAAGTGGTTCTGCTCGAACGTCGATTCCGGAGCGGTTCTCACGCTCGCCCGGCGACCCGACGCACCCGCCGGAACCGATGGACTGTCCTTGTTCTTGGTGCCGGAGACGACCCGTGACGGCGAGGAAAACGAATACACGATTCGCCGCCTGAAGGACAAACTCGGGACGGTCAGCGTCCCGACAGGGGAGGTCGAATTCGACGGCACCGAGGCGTCTCTCGTGGGGAAAATCGACTCGGGGTTCCGCTACATGTCCGAGATGCTCAACCTCGAACGGATCGCGAACGCGTTCGCGTCGTGCGGTCTCATGGGACGGGCGCTGTTGGAGAGCAAGGTTCGGGCGGCCAACCGCGAGGCGTTCGGGAAGGCCATCGACCAGTATCCGCTGATGCGTCGCGACCTGGTCGAGATGGCGGTGGCACACGAAGCGGCGACCGCCTTCACTTTCGATGCCGGGAGGGCGTTCGACCGCTACCAGCGAGGTGACGAGGACGCGTTCGGATTGATGCGACTGCTCGTCCCCATTGCCAAGTTCCGAACGGGACGGATGGCCGTCGACGTCGCCTCGTACGCGATGGAGATCCAGGGCGGCAACGGCTACGTAAACGATTTCGTCACCCACCGTCTTCTGCGCGATGCACAGGTACTCCCCATCTGGGAGGGAACGTCGAACATCCTCTCGCTCGACGTGCTTCGTTCGATGGCACGCGAAAACGCACACGAACCGGCACTGGCCCTGATCCGTGATCGACTCGATGGCGTAGAACACGACGAACTCGCCGACCTCGTGACGACGACGCGCGACGAACTCGGCGGGCTACAGGAGGCGCTCGGGGCGGTAGCGACGGAAGGCGACGACTACGCACAGCACCACGCGAAGGAACTGGCCGACTACGTCTTCGACGTGTACACTGCCGCGTTGTTGCTGTCGGAAGCGGACGGGGAACTCGCGGCAGGAAACGACCGGAAGGCACTCGTCGCCCGTCAGTTCGTCACCGATTCGCTGGGGGAAACCGCCGCACGGGGAATCACGTCGGGCGAAACGCTTCCGTCCGATGCCTTCGAGAAAATCGTCCGCTTCGCCTGA
- a CDS encoding single-stranded DNA binding protein: protein MGVIDEVHGDLDADISLDEFRDAVEEKVEQMGGLADEETAAMLIAHELDESEVNGVADIEPGIEEVKFVAKVTSVGDIRTFERDGDDAEDGHVLNVDVADETGSIRISLWDEQARGAEEELEPGQVLRIKGRPTDGYSGTEVNVDQAEPDDDTEIDVQVQDSYSVSDLSLGLSDVNLPGKLLDTGTVRTFDRDDGSEGKVANLTVGDETGRIRITLWDERADIVEELEPGITVEIVDGYVRERDGNLELHVGNRGAVEEIDADIEYVPESTPIENLEIGDTADITGVIRSSDPKRTFDRDDGSEGQVKNVRVQDETGDIRVALWGEKADRELAPGDKVAFADVSIKDGWADDIEASAGWQSTISVLDNSSPTDAANGDNDTNEAETGLDAFGSDVEGDSEETTTETESDSTADANTTSADDGEQVEFTGTVVQAGNPVVLDDGEETISVETDADVHLGQEVTVRGERRGGKLDAEDVF, encoded by the coding sequence ATGGGCGTTATAGACGAGGTACATGGGGACCTCGACGCCGACATCTCTCTGGACGAGTTCCGGGACGCCGTCGAGGAAAAAGTCGAACAGATGGGTGGGCTTGCGGACGAAGAAACCGCCGCAATGCTCATCGCGCACGAACTGGACGAAAGCGAGGTGAACGGCGTCGCCGACATCGAACCCGGCATCGAAGAAGTGAAATTCGTTGCCAAGGTGACGAGCGTCGGCGATATCCGAACGTTCGAACGCGACGGCGACGACGCGGAGGACGGTCACGTCTTGAACGTCGACGTCGCGGACGAAACCGGGTCGATTCGCATCTCGCTCTGGGACGAACAGGCACGGGGCGCGGAGGAGGAACTCGAACCCGGCCAAGTCCTGCGGATCAAGGGCCGCCCGACGGACGGCTACAGCGGAACCGAGGTCAACGTGGATCAAGCCGAACCCGACGACGATACGGAGATCGACGTGCAGGTTCAGGACTCCTACTCCGTCTCCGACCTCTCGCTCGGCCTCTCGGACGTGAACCTTCCGGGTAAACTACTCGACACCGGTACCGTCCGCACGTTCGACCGTGACGACGGCTCCGAGGGCAAAGTCGCCAACCTCACCGTCGGCGACGAAACCGGCCGAATCCGAATCACGCTCTGGGACGAGCGCGCTGACATCGTCGAGGAACTGGAACCCGGCATCACCGTCGAAATCGTGGACGGATACGTCCGCGAGCGCGATGGGAACCTCGAACTCCACGTCGGCAACCGCGGTGCGGTCGAGGAAATCGACGCCGACATCGAATACGTTCCCGAGAGCACGCCGATCGAGAACCTCGAAATCGGCGACACGGCGGACATCACCGGTGTGATTCGCTCATCGGACCCGAAACGCACGTTCGACCGCGACGACGGGTCGGAAGGCCAAGTGAAGAACGTCCGCGTGCAGGACGAAACCGGCGACATCCGCGTCGCGCTCTGGGGTGAAAAGGCCGACCGAGAACTCGCGCCGGGCGACAAAGTCGCGTTCGCGGACGTCTCCATCAAGGACGGCTGGGCGGACGACATCGAAGCCTCCGCCGGATGGCAATCGACCATCTCCGTCCTCGACAACAGTTCCCCGACGGACGCGGCGAACGGAGACAACGACACGAACGAGGCGGAAACCGGACTCGACGCGTTCGGAAGCGACGTCGAAGGCGACAGCGAAGAAACGACGACCGAGACGGAATCCGACTCGACGGCGGACGCGAACACGACCTCGGCCGACGACGGCGAACAGGTCGAGTTCACCGGAACGGTCGTTCAAGCGGGTAACCCTGTCGTGTTGGACGACGGTGAAGAAACGATAAGCGTCGAGACCGATGCCGACGTTCACCTCGGGCAGGAAGTGACCGTTCGCGGCGAGCGTCGTGGTGGGAAACTCGACGCAGAGGACGTGTTCTAA
- a CDS encoding DUF5809 family protein has translation METHGVFSPATEATAREQYEDVGPAAQTVVKETAKAMRFDSDEYGERVTSDVVSTARDALFASLLETHTGTTEEFDADVPDDFERHVEGSENVDSVAWHVAPAAETVVAVTYHEKEEAAIGTLQRIAFGRVYRDIL, from the coding sequence ATGGAGACGCACGGCGTTTTTTCTCCGGCAACGGAAGCGACCGCACGCGAACAGTACGAGGACGTCGGTCCGGCAGCACAGACCGTCGTCAAGGAAACGGCGAAAGCGATGCGATTCGACAGCGACGAGTACGGCGAGCGGGTGACGAGCGACGTCGTTTCCACCGCGCGGGACGCGCTTTTCGCCTCCCTCCTCGAAACGCACACCGGAACCACGGAGGAGTTCGACGCCGACGTTCCGGACGATTTCGAGAGACACGTGGAGGGCAGTGAAAACGTGGACAGCGTCGCGTGGCACGTCGCACCCGCAGCAGAAACGGTCGTCGCCGTGACGTACCACGAAAAGGAGGAAGCCGCGATTGGAACCCTTCAGCGTATCGCCTTCGGTCGCGTGTACCGGGACATCCTGTAA